The following coding sequences lie in one Nakaseomyces glabratus chromosome K, complete sequence genomic window:
- the RTK1 gene encoding putative serine/threonine protein kinase RTK1 (CAGL0K01661g~Has domain(s) with predicted ATP binding, protein kinase activity, protein tyrosine kinase activity and role in protein phosphorylation) produces the protein MVSFINGTDRLPGSSSSSSLSGRKSSLRKLFFRSSDEIPSIAPKSSSIHLNPTTSTPVSSEHRPFPHNLHSPLNYTTRQLSQRHTSSASQLEMLHPVEALMHRKLPETWPDIPTVHEPQEKKKQPPLKRFLKKFNSSSNSSSTDDSYNASSSMVTPVTYKQTVLTDYVDTPMELIHKYGIPGKKIGEGASGSVSIVKKSNGQQYAVKMFRTSPNSTQEQIEKYCKKITAEFCMGSTLHHANVIETFDIIREGNSLLMVMEYAPYDFFDLVMTNTMSPDEISCYFKQLCHGVNYLHAMGIAHRDLKLDNCVVTNDGILKLIDFGSAVIFQYPYERNIVKATGIVGSDPYLSPELLEMNHYDPRLADVWSLAIIYYCMTLKRFPWKAPRKQFNSFRLFCEDPDDENDFSKGPMKVLRQLPSYSRDLIGKMLELEVKDRYYLEQVMKHEWFQSIEVCIADSKGELLYKPKTHIHHLETELKVSNT, from the coding sequence ATGGTTTCTTTTATAAACGGCACGGACAGGCTGCCAGGGTCGTCTTCTAGCTCTTCTCTCAGTGGGAGGAAGTCATCGCTGAGGAAACTGTTCTTTCGATCCTCTGATGAGATACCCAGCATCGCACCGAAGAGCTCCAGCATACATCTGAACCCGACCACGTCCACGCCAGTATCGAGCGAACATAGGCCCTTCCCACATAACTTACATAGTCCTCTGAACTATACCACAAGACAGCTGTCACAGAGACACACCTCATCGGCATCTCAGCTCGAGATGTTACACCCAGTAGAAGCACTGATGCATAGGAAACTGCCGGAGACATGGCCCGACATCCCAACTGTGCATGAACCAcaggaaaagaagaaacaacCGCCCTTGAAAAGGTTCCTGAAGAAGTTCAATAGCTCCTCGAATAGCTCCAGCACCGATGACTCTTACAACGCAAGCTCCTCGATGGTTACCCCCGTGACATATAAACAAACTGTGCTGACGGACTACGTGGATACGCCCATGGAGCTGATTCACAAGTATGGCATCCCAGGAAAGAAGATCGGCGAAGGCGCATCGGGCTCAGTCTCGATAGTTAAGAAGAGCAATGGGCAGCAGTACGCCGTAAAGATGTTTAGAACTTCGCCTAACTCAACACAGGAGCAGATAGAGAAATACTGCAAGAAGATCACCGCAGAGTTCTGCATGGGCTCCACATTACACCATGCCAACGTTATAGAGACATTCGACATAATACGGGAGGGCAACAGCTTGCTGATGGTAATGGAATATGCTCCTTACGACTTCTTCGACCTGGTAATGACCAACACAATGTCCCCGGATGAGATATCCTGCTACTTCAAGCAGCTATGCCATGGCGTAAATTACTTGCATGCTATGGGCATCGCACATAGGGACTTAAAACTTGACAATTGCGTGGTCACCAATGATGGCATATTAAAATTGATAGATTTTGGCAGTGCTGTTATATTTCAATACCCATATGAGCGAAACATAGTTAAAGCAACAGGCATAGTGGGCTCTGATCCATACCTTTCGCCAGAACTGCTTGAGATGAATCATTATGACCCTAGGCTAGCAGATGTTTGGTCCTTAGCGATTATTTATTACTGCATGACCTTGAAAAGATTCCCATGGAAGGCACCAAGAAAGCAGTTCAACTCATTTAGATTGTTCTGTGAAGATCCAGATGATGAGAACGATTTCAGCAAGGGCCCCATGAAGGTTTTACGACAATTACCTTCATATTCAAGAGACCTGATTGGCAAGATGCTCGAGTTAGAAGTAAAAGATCGTTATTATTTAGAGCAAGTCATGAAACATGAATGGTTTCAAAGCATAGAAGTATGCATAGCAGACTCAAAGGGCGAATTACTGTACAAACCTAAGACACACATACACCACTTGGAGACTGAATTAAAAGTCTCTAATACATGA